From Styela clava chromosome 6, kaStyClav1.hap1.2, whole genome shotgun sequence, one genomic window encodes:
- the LOC120330858 gene encoding uncharacterized protein LOC120330858 has protein sequence MSSNTGIEAEMARFEEEVLGNDGPDSNVPDIPPPPFMQSMDPPMPPQFNRSDNFNDQPYFNNGPDKGPFNDIPMSGPGPMRGPGPMPGHHSRMMGPRPMPRMGPGHMMPGPMPIPMHGPGPMHGPGPMHGPGPMHGPGPMFEPGPMSGPRPMPMIGPGIPPGMRSIGPEMSSPPVITAQPKVYAAPAIIMKPPQVAKRKRKHESSETTSKEKNIETKASVPEEPKVIPPPVQTMPVMSEPKPGPSNFGFPRMQNPTSGPIPAPPMPFSQATAASGYDAMAKVQKKKKFIRTAAGQSWEDATLQEWDPNDYRLFCGDLGNEVTDDVLMRVFNKYSSFQKAKVVRERNSKKSKGYGFVSFKDPNDFIRAMREMNGKYVGNRPIKLRKSNWKDRNIEVVRKKLKEKKKLGYKV, from the exons ATGAGTTCGAACACAGGAATTGAAGCGGAAATGGCTCGTTTTGAGGAGGAAGTACTCGGTAATGATGGACCAGATAGTAATGTTCCAGACATTCCACCTCCACCATTTATGCAATCAATGGATCCTCCTATGCCACCCCAATTCAATAGAAGTGACAATTTCAATGACCAGCCCTATTTCAACAATGGACCTGATAAAGGCCCATTCAATGACATTCCTATGAGTGGACCTGGACCGATGCGAGGACCGGGTCCAATGCCTGGTCACCATTCAAGAATGATGGGTCCTAGACCGATGCCAAGAATGGGACCTGGCCACATGATGCCAGGGCCTATGCCTATACCAATGCACGGACCAGGGCCAATGCATGGACCAGGGCCAATGCATGGGCCAGGACCAATGCATGGGCCAGGACCAATGTTTGAACCAGGGCCAATGAGTGGCCCAAGGCCAATGCCCATGATTGGTCCTGGGATTCCACCAGGAATGAGGTCTATTGGGCCTGAAATGTCGAGTCCCCCAGTCATTACTGCCCAGCCAAAGGTATATGCCGCCCCAGCTATTATTATGAAACCACCACAAGTTGCTAAAAGGAAAAGAAAACATGAATCAAGTGAAACCACTTCTAAGGAGAAAAATATAGAAACTAAAGCTTCAGTGCCTGAAGAACCTAAAGTG ATCCCTCCTCCTGTTCAAACTATGCCTGTTATGTCGGAGCCAAAACCTGGTCCTAGTAATTTTGGATTTCCAAGAATGCAAAACCCTACTTCAGGGCCTATTCCTGCACCACCAATGCCATTCAGTCAAGCAACCGCAGCATCAGGATATGATG CGATGGCAAAggtacaaaagaaaaaaaagtttataagAACAGCAGCTGGGCAATCCTGGGAAGATGCAACATTACAAGAATGGGATCCAAATGATTACAG ATTATTCTGTGGAGATTTAGGCAATGAAGTAACAGATGACGTTTTAATGAgagtttttaataaatattcatctTTTCAAAAAGCTAAAGTAGTTCGAGAAAGGAATTCAAAGAAATCAAAGGG aTATGGTTTTGTCAGTTTCAAAGATCCAAATGATTTCATTCGTGCTATGAGAGAAATGAACGGTAAATATGTTGGCAACAGACcaataaaattaagaaaaagTAACTGGAAAGACAGAAATATAGAAGTTGTTCGGAAAAAACTAAAAGAAAAGAAGAAACTTGGATACAAAGTTTGA
- the LOC120331030 gene encoding dihydropyrimidinase-like isoform X2: MSISLNTKLLIKGGKVVNDDQSFYADVYVEDGIIKQVGNNLTVPNDVHIIDATGKLVMPGGIDTHTHMQYPCMGTIAVDDFYTGTRAALAGGTTMIIDFVLDKKGVSLLEAYHKWRSWADPQVCCDYSLHVVITWWSDQVKEEMSSLVADHGVNSFKMFMAYKDRLMLEDDELYQAYVHIRKTGALAQMHAENGAVIYYEQKRMHDLGILGPEGHELCRGPDVESEAVTRCIMIANIVNCPVYIVHCMTIPSADAISRARREGKVVFGEPISASFTNDTERCWHKCWRHAAGHIVGPPNRYDHGVTPEHLIKLLANGDLECTGSDNTSHNGAEKAAGKDDFSKIPNGVNGVEDRMSVFWEKGVASGWMDENRFVAVTSTNAAKVFNLYPRKGIIAVGSDADIVIWDPEATRTISAKTHHQAVDFNIFEGMVCHGVTVCTISRGKVVYQNGKFNVTPGHGKFIPRKPFAPYVYNRVLKRETSRKPIPVQREPYDGPVAELQS, from the exons ATGTCTATATCCCTTAATACCAAACTATTGATCAAAGGAGGGAAAGTTGTCAATGATGATCAATCATTTTATGCTGATGTTTATGTTGAAGATGGAATTATTAAACAG GTTGGCAACAATTTGACTGTACCAAATGATGTTCATATCATTGACGCAACTGGAAAACTTGTTATGCCAGGAGGAATTGATACTCACACACACATGCAATATCCTTGTATGGGGACAATA GCAGTGGATGACTTTTATACTGGTACAAGAGCTGCACTGGCTGGTGGCACAACAATGATTATAGATTTTGTCTTAGACAAAAAAGGAGTTTCACTGCTTGAAGCATATCATAAATGGAGAAGTTGGGCTGATCCCCAAGTTTGTTGTGATTATTCCTTACATGTCGTCATCACATGGTGGAGTGACCAG GTGAAAGAAGAAATGTCATCTCTGGTTGCTGATCACGGTgtaaattcattcaaaatgttCATGGCATATAAAGATCGACTTATGTTAGAAGATGATGAATTGTATCAAGCATATGTTCATATTAGAAAGACTGGAGCACTTGCACAGATGCATGCTGAGAATGGAGCTGTGATATATTAT GAGCAAAAAAGGATGCACGATCTAGGAATCTTGGGACCAGAGGGGCATGAATTATGTCGAGGGCCAGATGTTGAATCAGAGGCAGTGACAAGATGTATAATGATTGCAAATATT GTGAATTGCCCAGTTTATATTGTACATTGCATGACTATTCCATCTGCAGATGCAATTTCTAGAGCGAGACGAGAAG GAAAGGTGGTATTTGGTGAGCCAATATCAGCATCATTCACAAATGATACAGAGAGATGTTGGCACAAATGTTGGCGTCACGCTGCAGGACATATAGTTGGGCCACCCAATAGATATGATCATGGCGTGACACCTGAACATCTCATCAAATTGCTTGCCAA TGGTGActtagaatgcacaggatctgATAATACAAGTCACAATGGTGCTGAAAAAGCTGCCGGAAaagacgatttttcaaaaataccaaATGGTGTCAATGGAGTTGAGGACAGAATGTCTGTTTTCTGGGAG aaAGGTGTTGCATCGGGATGGATGGATGAGAATCGTTTTGTTGCTGTAACAAGTACAAATGCAGCAAAGGTTTTCAATCTTTATCCTAGGAAAGGAATTATCGCGGTAGGATCAGATGCTGATATTGTTATTTGGGATCCTGAAGCAACAAG GACAATATCTGCCAAGACACATCATCAAGCCGTAGATTTCAACATATTTGAAGGAATGGTTTGCCATGGAGTTACAGTATGTACAATAAGTAGAGGCAAAGTGGTTTATCAAAATGGGAAATTTAATGTCACACCTGGTCATGGCAAATTTATTCCAAG AAAACCGTTTGCTCCCTATGTATACAACAGAGTTTTGAAAAGGGAAACATCCCGTAAACCAATACCTGTGCAAAGAGAGCCTTATGATG GGCCGGTGGCAGAACTGCAGTCATGA
- the LOC120331030 gene encoding dihydropyrimidinase-like isoform X1 encodes MSISLNTKLLIKGGKVVNDDQSFYADVYVEDGIIKQVGNNLTVPNDVHIIDATGKLVMPGGIDTHTHMQYPCMGTIAVDDFYTGTRAALAGGTTMIIDFVLDKKGVSLLEAYHKWRSWADPQVCCDYSLHVVITWWSDQVKEEMSSLVADHGVNSFKMFMAYKDRLMLEDDELYQAYVHIRKTGALAQMHAENGAVIYYEQKRMHDLGILGPEGHELCRGPDVESEAVTRCIMIANIVNCPVYIVHCMTIPSADAISRARREGKVVFGEPISASFTNDTERCWHKCWRHAAGHIVGPPNRYDHGVTPEHLIKLLANGDLECTGSDNTSHNGAEKAAGKDDFSKIPNGVNGVEDRMSVFWEKGVASGWMDENRFVAVTSTNAAKVFNLYPRKGIIAVGSDADIVIWDPEATRTISAKTHHQAVDFNIFEGMVCHGVTVCTISRGKVVYQNGKFNVTPGHGKFIPRKPFAPYVYNRVLKRETSRKPIPVQREPYDATKALYICRLVCKH; translated from the exons ATGTCTATATCCCTTAATACCAAACTATTGATCAAAGGAGGGAAAGTTGTCAATGATGATCAATCATTTTATGCTGATGTTTATGTTGAAGATGGAATTATTAAACAG GTTGGCAACAATTTGACTGTACCAAATGATGTTCATATCATTGACGCAACTGGAAAACTTGTTATGCCAGGAGGAATTGATACTCACACACACATGCAATATCCTTGTATGGGGACAATA GCAGTGGATGACTTTTATACTGGTACAAGAGCTGCACTGGCTGGTGGCACAACAATGATTATAGATTTTGTCTTAGACAAAAAAGGAGTTTCACTGCTTGAAGCATATCATAAATGGAGAAGTTGGGCTGATCCCCAAGTTTGTTGTGATTATTCCTTACATGTCGTCATCACATGGTGGAGTGACCAG GTGAAAGAAGAAATGTCATCTCTGGTTGCTGATCACGGTgtaaattcattcaaaatgttCATGGCATATAAAGATCGACTTATGTTAGAAGATGATGAATTGTATCAAGCATATGTTCATATTAGAAAGACTGGAGCACTTGCACAGATGCATGCTGAGAATGGAGCTGTGATATATTAT GAGCAAAAAAGGATGCACGATCTAGGAATCTTGGGACCAGAGGGGCATGAATTATGTCGAGGGCCAGATGTTGAATCAGAGGCAGTGACAAGATGTATAATGATTGCAAATATT GTGAATTGCCCAGTTTATATTGTACATTGCATGACTATTCCATCTGCAGATGCAATTTCTAGAGCGAGACGAGAAG GAAAGGTGGTATTTGGTGAGCCAATATCAGCATCATTCACAAATGATACAGAGAGATGTTGGCACAAATGTTGGCGTCACGCTGCAGGACATATAGTTGGGCCACCCAATAGATATGATCATGGCGTGACACCTGAACATCTCATCAAATTGCTTGCCAA TGGTGActtagaatgcacaggatctgATAATACAAGTCACAATGGTGCTGAAAAAGCTGCCGGAAaagacgatttttcaaaaataccaaATGGTGTCAATGGAGTTGAGGACAGAATGTCTGTTTTCTGGGAG aaAGGTGTTGCATCGGGATGGATGGATGAGAATCGTTTTGTTGCTGTAACAAGTACAAATGCAGCAAAGGTTTTCAATCTTTATCCTAGGAAAGGAATTATCGCGGTAGGATCAGATGCTGATATTGTTATTTGGGATCCTGAAGCAACAAG GACAATATCTGCCAAGACACATCATCAAGCCGTAGATTTCAACATATTTGAAGGAATGGTTTGCCATGGAGTTACAGTATGTACAATAAGTAGAGGCAAAGTGGTTTATCAAAATGGGAAATTTAATGTCACACCTGGTCATGGCAAATTTATTCCAAG AAAACCGTTTGCTCCCTATGTATACAACAGAGTTTTGAAAAGGGAAACATCCCGTAAACCAATACCTGTGCAAAGAGAGCCTTATGATG CCACAAAAGCACTATATATATGCCGTTTAGTATGTAAACATTAA